Proteins co-encoded in one Deinococcus sp. Leaf326 genomic window:
- a CDS encoding restriction endonuclease subunit S: protein MIDETVPLGDVLPETYKGLELHEIPNNWQWAPFGLAANIESNLVDPLPFGDMPHIAPNHIESLTGRLLSYSTIAEDGVSSGKHVFYPGQLLYSKIRPYLRKAVVVNFSGLCSADMYPISGKESSVIFLKYWLLSDDFNSMAAMSQDRTVLPKINQITLNSIPIPQELHLHKTKKALPDARVWECRSHSLSGSVPAF, encoded by the coding sequence AGGCCTTGAACTGCATGAGATTCCGAATAATTGGCAATGGGCGCCATTCGGGCTGGCGGCAAATATCGAGTCAAACTTAGTTGATCCACTTCCATTTGGAGACATGCCTCATATAGCTCCAAATCACATAGAGTCTTTGACTGGTAGGCTTCTCTCGTACAGCACTATTGCCGAAGATGGCGTAAGTAGCGGAAAGCACGTATTTTATCCAGGACAGCTTCTGTATTCTAAGATACGGCCATACCTCAGAAAGGCAGTAGTTGTAAATTTTTCTGGGCTTTGTAGCGCTGATATGTATCCGATTTCTGGAAAAGAGTCGTCGGTAATATTTCTCAAGTATTGGCTATTGTCCGACGATTTTAATTCCATGGCGGCAATGAGTCAGGATAGAACCGTTTTACCGAAAATCAATCAGATAACATTGAACTCCATACCTATTCCTCAGGAGTTGCACCTGCATAAGACGAAAAAAGCGCTCCCAGACGCGAGAGTCTGGGAGTGTCGAAGTCACAGCCTCTCTGGGAGCGTGCCCGCATTCT